Proteins from a genomic interval of Clostridium scatologenes:
- a CDS encoding GNAT family N-acetyltransferase, with product MDITIIKGNINYIDECEAALVNSELGIRYFDKKGSAREALMEGFDKGQVYVAIDDNNNCKGFIWVILNGAFHSFPYLHIIAVNQESRSKGIGKKLLKFFEDICFKDYNKLFLVVGDFNSAARILYEKIGYVQVGTIPDLYREGITENLMMKSREEN from the coding sequence ATGGATATAACAATAATAAAAGGAAATATAAATTACATAGATGAATGTGAAGCTGCATTAGTAAATTCTGAATTAGGCATAAGATATTTTGATAAAAAAGGAAGTGCTAGAGAAGCATTGATGGAAGGCTTTGATAAGGGACAAGTATATGTTGCTATTGATGATAATAATAATTGTAAAGGGTTCATATGGGTTATTCTAAATGGAGCATTTCATTCGTTCCCTTATTTACATATTATTGCAGTAAATCAAGAAAGTCGTAGTAAAGGAATAGGTAAAAAATTATTAAAATTCTTTGAGGATATTTGCTTTAAAGATTATAATAAACTATTTTTAGTAGTTGGAGATTTTAATTCAGCTGCAAGAATATTATATGAAAAAATTGGATATGTTCAAGTGGGTACTATACCTGATTTGTATAGAGAAGGAATAACTGAAAATTTGATGATGAAATCTAGAGAAGAGAATTGA
- the cmr5 gene encoding type III-B CRISPR module-associated protein Cmr5, with protein MSENSKIININRLRAGISYNNLKDYLNMDNINEINRNKVKSYCRKLPVLIKTNGLLSALSFIKGKVKKENEKEKNEYFYIYSWIESWLNYIEYTDKSNLHNDIIEKIINANSASYRIYTKEAIEISVWYKRHAEAMIK; from the coding sequence TTGAGTGAAAATAGTAAAATTATAAATATCAACAGGCTAAGAGCAGGAATTTCTTATAATAATTTAAAAGATTATTTAAATATGGATAATATAAATGAAATAAATAGAAATAAAGTTAAAAGTTATTGCAGAAAGCTTCCAGTGTTAATAAAAACTAATGGTTTATTATCTGCATTAAGTTTTATAAAAGGTAAAGTAAAGAAAGAAAATGAAAAAGAAAAAAATGAGTATTTTTATATTTACTCATGGATAGAAAGTTGGCTTAATTATATAGAATATACTGATAAAAGTAACTTGCATAATGATATAATAGAGAAAATAATAAATGCAAACAGCGCAAGCTATAGGATTTATACGAAAGAAGCAATTGAAATATCAGTTTGGTATAAAAGACATGCTGAAGCTATGATCAAGTAA